The following coding sequences lie in one Paenibacillus durus ATCC 35681 genomic window:
- a CDS encoding NAD-dependent epimerase/dehydratase family protein produces the protein MDTAKPAISMTGRRLLITGAGGFTGRHAAAYFAAEGAEVIAVLRTAVPGESREPLFPEDVRTYICDLNDGEAVKKMIEDTAPSEVLHLAGKNSVPESWRKPAQYLETNVMAAVYLLDALRSRNEVRLLVAGSRLKFNPGAGEPLHPYSLSKTLEELMSLSWGRLFRQQVLIAEPCNLIGPGPSTGFCSLLAGHIARSEQGGTQLPFRLSSRQAQRDFLDVRDAVRAYDCILKQGEPGTTYRIDSGKPRSLGEIAERMLSLTRADVRVDWGTEPSQEPENAPVLDAPPIQAGASGCEAPHCQAQSRSFAAHASALNWRPEVQLERSLADILEYYRSNRKGASP, from the coding sequence ATGGATACAGCAAAGCCGGCGATATCCATGACCGGCAGAAGGCTGCTGATTACCGGCGCCGGCGGCTTTACGGGCCGCCATGCCGCCGCTTATTTTGCGGCGGAAGGAGCGGAGGTAATCGCCGTGCTGCGGACAGCGGTCCCCGGCGAATCCCGGGAACCGTTGTTTCCGGAAGACGTTAGGACGTATATTTGCGATTTGAACGACGGCGAAGCCGTGAAGAAGATGATAGAGGATACCGCTCCAAGCGAAGTGCTTCATCTGGCGGGGAAAAATTCCGTACCGGAGTCGTGGCGGAAACCGGCTCAATATCTGGAAACCAATGTAATGGCGGCCGTGTACCTGCTTGACGCGCTGCGCTCCCGTAATGAAGTCCGTCTGCTGGTGGCGGGATCACGGCTGAAGTTCAATCCGGGAGCCGGAGAGCCGCTGCATCCATACAGCCTCAGCAAGACACTGGAAGAACTCATGTCCTTGTCCTGGGGAAGACTATTCCGGCAGCAGGTGCTGATCGCGGAGCCCTGCAACCTGATCGGGCCTGGGCCTTCCACGGGCTTCTGCTCGCTGCTGGCCGGACACATTGCCAGAAGCGAGCAGGGGGGCACCCAGCTGCCGTTCCGGTTATCTTCCCGGCAGGCGCAGCGGGATTTTCTTGATGTCCGGGACGCCGTCCGCGCGTACGATTGCATCTTGAAGCAGGGAGAGCCGGGCACCACGTACCGGATCGACTCGGGAAAGCCGCGCAGTTTGGGCGAGATTGCGGAGCGCATGCTGAGCCTGACCCGGGCGGATGTGCGGGTGGATTGGGGAACGGAGCCCAGCCAAGAGCCGGAGAATGCCCCCGTTTTGGATGCGCCGCCTATACAGGCAGGCGCTTCTGGCTGTGAGGCGCCGCACTGTCAGGCGCAGTCCCGCTCCTTTGCTGCACACGCTTCCGCCTTAAACTGGCGCCCCGAAGTGCAGCTGGAGCGCTCGCTTGCCGACATTCTGGAATATTACCGCAGCAACCGGAAAGGAGCATCGCCATGA
- a CDS encoding dTDP-4-dehydrorhamnose reductase family protein has product MKLLILGGNGMAGHMLADYFRLQGKHQVFYTTRDKSDQQGLLLDADDIATVERTIAIVSPHCIINALGVLNQSAEEHKIAAYHINGFLPHRLRRAADTISARLIHISTDCVFEGTRGGYTEEDAPDGTSVYAITKALGEVCNFGHLTIRTSIIGPEIRKNGIGLMEWFLAQSGKVPGYRRVMWNGVTTLELARAIDCMLDSEVSGLIHLAHPQPVSKYELLIMIQEAFHKTDAEIVPDDRHVQDRTLLTTRSDAVFHLPSYSEMLSELAEWIQQSRRYP; this is encoded by the coding sequence ATGAAGCTGCTGATCCTCGGCGGAAATGGCATGGCGGGGCATATGCTGGCAGATTACTTCCGCCTTCAGGGCAAGCACCAGGTTTTTTATACAACCCGGGACAAAAGCGATCAGCAAGGACTCCTGCTGGATGCCGACGATATTGCGACTGTGGAGAGAACAATAGCTATTGTCTCGCCCCACTGCATCATTAACGCGCTGGGCGTACTTAACCAATCCGCGGAAGAGCATAAAATCGCCGCCTATCACATCAACGGCTTTCTTCCCCACCGTCTGCGGCGGGCCGCTGACACCATATCCGCCCGGCTGATCCACATCAGCACAGACTGCGTGTTCGAAGGAACACGCGGCGGCTACACAGAGGAGGACGCGCCGGACGGAACCTCTGTCTACGCCATTACGAAGGCGCTCGGCGAGGTTTGCAATTTTGGCCATCTGACGATCCGCACATCGATCATCGGGCCGGAAATCCGCAAGAACGGCATCGGGCTCATGGAATGGTTCCTGGCCCAGTCCGGCAAGGTTCCCGGCTACCGCCGCGTCATGTGGAACGGGGTGACAACGCTGGAGCTGGCCAGAGCCATCGATTGTATGCTGGATTCGGAGGTGTCTGGCTTGATTCACCTGGCCCATCCTCAGCCGGTCAGCAAATACGAGCTGCTCATAATGATTCAGGAGGCCTTTCACAAGACCGACGCCGAGATTGTTCCCGATGACCGGCATGTGCAGGACCGTACTTTGCTCACCACGCGCAGCGATGCAGTCTTTCATCTGCCTTCCTACTCTGAGATGCTCTCCGAGCTGGCGGAATGGATACAGCAAAGCCGGCGATATCCATGA
- a CDS encoding polysaccharide biosynthesis protein, producing the protein MFNNQRIAVIGGTGSWGHELVRQLLPQNPKEIIIFSRSESAQVAMSREFEDRRLSFVIGDIRDKEALIAACRGVDYLFHLAALKHVPVCEDQPYEALKTNVIGTQNVIEAAIANKVEKVIYISTDKAANPSNFYGMTKAIGEKLIVYANLLGSSTKFVTVRGGNVLGTNGSVVHLFMKQIRDKGEVRITDFNMTRFFLTLSDAISLLFKASEVSVGGEIFVMTMPTCRIADLAEVLIEASDRQDVRMIETGIRPGEKINEILMSDFESLTTVVYDEQYLVILPTLNIPHLKSRYQNCEPVSFSSFSSGNNLMSKQEIKDILIRGGFLQ; encoded by the coding sequence ATGTTCAATAATCAACGGATTGCGGTTATCGGCGGTACCGGTTCCTGGGGACATGAGCTGGTCCGGCAGCTTCTGCCGCAGAATCCGAAGGAAATCATTATTTTCTCTCGCAGCGAATCCGCCCAGGTAGCCATGAGCCGGGAATTCGAGGACAGACGGTTAAGCTTTGTCATCGGTGATATCCGCGATAAGGAAGCTCTCATTGCCGCATGCCGGGGGGTGGATTACTTGTTCCATCTGGCGGCGCTGAAGCATGTCCCCGTCTGCGAGGATCAGCCCTACGAGGCGCTCAAGACGAACGTCATCGGTACTCAGAATGTCATTGAAGCGGCGATAGCGAACAAGGTGGAAAAAGTGATTTATATCTCGACTGACAAGGCGGCCAATCCATCCAACTTTTATGGTATGACCAAGGCTATCGGCGAGAAGCTGATCGTCTATGCGAATCTGCTTGGGTCAAGCACCAAGTTCGTTACTGTCCGGGGCGGGAATGTGCTTGGAACGAACGGCAGCGTCGTCCATTTGTTCATGAAGCAGATTCGGGACAAAGGCGAAGTGCGGATTACCGATTTCAATATGACCCGGTTCTTCCTGACGCTGAGCGATGCGATTTCCCTGCTGTTCAAAGCTTCCGAGGTCAGCGTGGGCGGCGAGATTTTCGTAATGACCATGCCGACCTGCCGGATTGCCGATTTGGCTGAAGTGCTCATCGAGGCCTCCGATAGACAAGACGTTAGAATGATCGAGACAGGCATTCGTCCCGGGGAAAAAATCAATGAAATTCTGATGAGCGATTTCGAGAGCCTGACGACCGTTGTATACGACGAGCAGTATCTTGTTATATTGCCTACGCTTAATATACCTCATCTGAAGTCGCGCTATCAAAATTGCGAGCCGGTGTCCTTCAGCAGCTTTAGCTCCGGGAATAATCTGATGTCCAAACAAGAAATCAAGGACATCCTGATCCGGGGAGGTTTCCTGCAATGA
- the wecB gene encoding non-hydrolyzing UDP-N-acetylglucosamine 2-epimerase: MKIMTILGTRPEIIRLSVIIPLLDRYADSHVLVHTGQNFTASLSGIFFEELGLRAPDYVLQEKQAGIGGQLAAMFGGLEPILLKERPDRVLLLGDTNSALCAILAERMGIPVIHMEAGNRCYDLNVPEEKNRRVIDAVSTINMPYTPQSKRHLAAEGIPNSRIMLSGNPIHEVMTHYAPQIAASDILNRLSLAPGQYFLVTVHRAENVDHKEPLMEIMQGLNLIAEHFGIRLICSIHPRTRSKLSNSFPLQMHSLVEFYEPFGFFDFVALEKNARCAITDSGTVQEECCLLGVPTVTIRRTTERPETVDCGSNVVSGVDSESILRCARLMTSMSREWEVPDGYLDSDVSHKIVKFLLGGNLYVQ; this comes from the coding sequence ATGAAAATCATGACCATTCTGGGCACGCGCCCCGAGATCATCCGCCTGAGCGTAATTATTCCGCTTCTGGACCGGTATGCGGACAGTCATGTGCTGGTGCATACGGGCCAGAATTTCACTGCCAGTCTGAGCGGCATTTTCTTTGAGGAATTGGGGCTGCGGGCGCCGGATTACGTGCTTCAGGAGAAGCAGGCGGGAATTGGCGGACAGCTTGCCGCCATGTTTGGCGGGCTGGAGCCGATCCTGCTGAAGGAACGGCCGGATCGCGTTCTGCTGCTCGGCGATACGAACAGCGCACTGTGCGCCATTCTGGCCGAGCGGATGGGCATTCCGGTCATTCATATGGAAGCGGGCAACCGCTGCTACGATCTGAATGTGCCGGAAGAGAAGAATAGGCGCGTCATCGACGCTGTCTCGACCATTAACATGCCCTATACGCCGCAGAGCAAGCGGCACCTGGCAGCCGAAGGAATTCCGAATTCGCGGATCATGCTTAGCGGCAACCCGATTCATGAGGTTATGACGCATTACGCTCCGCAAATTGCGGCCAGCGATATTCTGAACCGGCTTAGTCTTGCGCCGGGGCAATATTTTCTCGTTACGGTGCACCGCGCCGAGAACGTCGATCATAAGGAGCCGCTGATGGAGATCATGCAGGGCTTAAACCTGATCGCCGAGCACTTCGGAATCCGCCTCATTTGCAGCATCCATCCCCGCACCCGATCGAAGCTCTCAAATTCCTTTCCGCTGCAAATGCATAGCCTTGTCGAATTTTATGAGCCATTTGGTTTCTTTGATTTTGTCGCCTTGGAGAAGAATGCGCGCTGCGCCATCACCGACAGCGGCACCGTTCAGGAGGAATGCTGCCTGCTGGGCGTGCCAACCGTTACGATCCGGCGGACGACCGAGCGGCCGGAGACGGTGGACTGCGGAAGCAATGTCGTCTCTGGAGTGGACAGCGAAAGTATTTTGCGGTGCGCCCGGCTGATGACCTCGATGAGCCGCGAGTGGGAAGTCCCTGACGGCTATCTGGATTCGGATGTATCGCACAAGATCGTCAAATTTTTACTTGGAGGGAACCTGTATGTTCAATAA